The Amycolatopsis coloradensis sequence CATCGGCGGCACCGTCGAAGCGGTCGCCCACCTCGCGAAACACGGCCATCGCCGGATCGCGTTCCTCGCCGACAGCCCCGACATCTTCACCGCGGGCGAACGCCTGCGCGGTTTCCGGGAAGGCTGCGTCCGCAACGGGATCCCCTACGACGACAGACTCGTCGTGATGCGGACGCCGAGCGCCGAGAGCGTCGGCGACGCCGTGAAACGGCTGCTCACCGGGGCGAACCCGGCCACCGCCGTGGTCGCGGGCAACAACCGGGTCGCCGTGCACCTGCTGCGCGCGCTGGCCCACGCCGAGCGGCGGCCCGCGATGATCAGCTTCGACGACTTCGAACTGGCGGATCTGCTGGATCCGCCGGTCTCCGTGATCGCGCATGACGTGAGCGCGTTGGGCCGGGCGGCCGCGGAACTGCTGTTCGCCCGGGTCCAGGGAGATCAATCCGCACCGAGAAAGGTAGTTCTGCCCGTGCATCTCGTAGCCCGCGGTTCCGGGGAGGTCGCCCCTTCATGAGCGGCCACCTCGAACCGATCCGCCTGCCGGCGAACCAGCCGCCGCAGTTCTACCGCGGCGGCGACGCCATCGCCGCGTTGCGGGGCGCGTCTTCGGAATCCAAGTACGGCCCGGAGGACTGGGTCGGCTCGGCCACCACGATGTTCGGCCAGGAGACCAACGGCCTGACCAAGCTGCCCAGCGGGATCTGGCTGCGCGACGCCGTCCGCGAGAACCCGTCCGCCTGGCTCGGCGCCAAACACGTCGAGGCGCTCGGCGATTCGACCGGCCTGCTGGTGAAGCTGCTCGACGCGGGCCAGCGCCTGCCGGTGCACTTCCACCCGTCGGACTCGTTCGCGAAGCGGCACTTCGACTCGCACTTCGGCAAGACCGAGGCGTGGATCGTGGTCGGCACCTACGGCGACGACCCCCGCGTCTACCCGGGCTTCAAGGAGACCGTCGACAAGGCGACGGTCAACGAATGGGCCCGCACCCAGGACGCGCCCGCCATGCTCGGAGCGCTGAACAGCGTCGCGGTGACGCCCGGCGACACGGTGTACATCCCGGCGGGCCTGCCGCACGCGATCGGCGAAGGCGTCTTCGTCGTCGAGCTCCAGCAGCCGACCGACTTCTCGCTGACCCTGGAATGGCGGGACTTCCTGGCGAACCCGGAGAAGGCGCATCTCGGCATCGGCTTCGAGACCGCCATCGAAACCCTGGACACCTCCGGCTGGGACGAAGAACGGCTCGGCTCGATCGTCAAGCGCACCTCGGGGGACGAAGCGTCCACTGTGGATCTTCTCGCCGACGGCAGCGACGCGTTCTTCCGTGCCGACCAGCTCCGTCCCGCCGTTTCCGGTAGGTCGACAACGTTGTCACTCGATCCGTCGTTCGCGGTACTGGTCGTCATGGCCGGTTCGGGCACGCTCCGCACCGAACACGGCGGCGAGTACGCGCTGCGCAGGGGCGAGACGTACGTGGTCCCGCACGACGCCGGTCAGTCCACTGTGGAGGGTGATCTCACCGTCATCCGCTGCCGTCCTCCCGCACCCGAGAAGAGGGAGCGATCGTGAGCGAACTCCTGCTCGACGCACAGAACCTGGTCAAACGCTACGGCTCGGTGGAGGCGCTGCGCGGCGCTTC is a genomic window containing:
- a CDS encoding LacI family DNA-binding transcriptional regulator, whose translation is MSDVARLAGVSIKTVSRVVNDEPAVHPDTAERVMAAIEQLGFRRNLGARNLRRGSTTGTIGLIVEDVGNPFYSELNRAVERIATSFGRQVLTGSSEENSDRERELVLEFCSRRVDGILVVPAGMQHGYLVPEMRAGTPVVFLDRPAGDIVADTVLVDNIGGTVEAVAHLAKHGHRRIAFLADSPDIFTAGERLRGFREGCVRNGIPYDDRLVVMRTPSAESVGDAVKRLLTGANPATAVVAGNNRVAVHLLRALAHAERRPAMISFDDFELADLLDPPVSVIAHDVSALGRAAAELLFARVQGDQSAPRKVVLPVHLVARGSGEVAPS
- a CDS encoding mannose-6-phosphate isomerase, giving the protein MSGHLEPIRLPANQPPQFYRGGDAIAALRGASSESKYGPEDWVGSATTMFGQETNGLTKLPSGIWLRDAVRENPSAWLGAKHVEALGDSTGLLVKLLDAGQRLPVHFHPSDSFAKRHFDSHFGKTEAWIVVGTYGDDPRVYPGFKETVDKATVNEWARTQDAPAMLGALNSVAVTPGDTVYIPAGLPHAIGEGVFVVELQQPTDFSLTLEWRDFLANPEKAHLGIGFETAIETLDTSGWDEERLGSIVKRTSGDEASTVDLLADGSDAFFRADQLRPAVSGRSTTLSLDPSFAVLVVMAGSGTLRTEHGGEYALRRGETYVVPHDAGQSTVEGDLTVIRCRPPAPEKRERS